A region of the Notolabrus celidotus isolate fNotCel1 chromosome 18, fNotCel1.pri, whole genome shotgun sequence genome:
accccagctttaagtgaattATTTTAATGCTACACTTGGAGCTATTTCAACTCAATATCCTCTACTTCAAGCTTTCTATCTTGACCCTTTAATTTCAGCTTACTTCATTTACTATTacatttaaacttttcttttttataatatatttttataaggtttttctgctgtatacatcaatcaaaaagtgcatgttacccagttttatatttttacagacaaacaagaacacatcgTACAATGACAACCACTAGAGTCTAATccaatgtgttttgaaatgttatcataaaaataagaaaacaggaaggactcatgaattagaaagaagaaatgatacataaaataaaaaaattaaaaataatttcttaCAAAGAAAATCTTGAAATGAATTTTTTACAGCTTAGCCTATGAAACATATATTACGTTAGTCCTCAAGAGAGGGAATAGAATTTACAAATGATAGAAAAGGACCCTgggtctttttaaaatgatatgaacAACCTCTAGAACTATACTTAATTTTCTCTAAATAGAGGAAAGACATTAGGTCTTGTAGCCAGGAATTTTCAGATGGCGGTTTATTATCCTTCCATTGTAGAAGAATGCGTCTGCGGGCCACAAGAGAGGCAAAAGCAATGATATTTCTTTCCCTGACAGAAAAGCGAGTTTAAACTTATCTTAATTCTTTTACAAGCTATTTCAGGTTTTCATCCTTAAACTATGTATTTCAACTCTTTTTCTCATCTTAACGCTAAATATTTTGATTCTTCATCCTTTACGGTAAGAAAACTTTTTAAAGTGTGCatccctaatcacagccctacaGATCAGCTCAATaatccctctgtttctctctctcgttATCTCGTCAGTGGAAACTATTCTGGGTCTGACTGGAGCCACCATGGGGAGCCTCATCTGCTTCATATGCCCCGCTCTCATCTTCAGAAAGATCCAGAAGAATAGCCTGCTTGCTCAGGTGAGACAGTCAgattaatctctctctctctggatccaTCAGTTCATGTCATTCACTGTATCTGACCCGTcattcttctctgtttttccgTGACATATAGCTGGTGCTCTGGGTTGGTCTGGGCATCCTTCTGATCAGCACCTTCACCACCCTTTCCATCTCAGCCAGCAGTCCCACCGTCAAGGtccaacctcctcctcctccagcacctGACAAGAACAACCTGCTGCTGCCAGACCTCCCTGAGCTGCATGGTAAAGATCATGACATGCGCTAATAGCATGCAATCACTTACTTACTTGATGGGATGTAGATTAAAGTGGTGAACTAATGAGCCTTGGAAACATTTACTTCACCGATCTGTGGCCAGGGTTTGTCTGCAGCGACTCAGATTAGACCGCAGCTCTGCATGCATTAATTTAATAgaaaaagcaacatgaaagattatttatgttttatttttaaagttgagGATTAGCTGCGGCACCTGAGAAACAGCAATATACAGAATCTGAATATGAAGCCACAGCAGGGAGGCAAGAGAGATTAAAACAAAACCACAGTAAAAGAGAGGCTGTCTTTTTGTGAGAAGAAAAGATGGAGACGGACAGAGTGGCTGATAGACAGACAGGCCGGGTGAGGAGATAACCTCTTGATAATATCTGAGAGCAGCGCTGAGTGCTTGACATTGATGGAGCGAGAGTGATGCCCTTCAAACTCGAgtaattcccccccccccctccacccctcttcctctgctcaTTTCTCCTGCTCTCCCCTCCCCCTCAAAATACAATGTCGAGACCCCTGTCTCCCCCTCATATCTCCAGTAGCAGCTTTAAAATGCCTGCAAGCTCCAGTAGCAGAAAGGGAAGAGGGTGATGAGGGTTTGGGAAGGGACCAGGGATGCAGATGGATATACAAATGGAGATTGGATGAAGAGGAACTATTCGAGTAAATGTTATAATTTCAAGGTGGTTTTTAGTATCACTTTATATCCTTTCACTTCCTCCTCAGGTGAAACCAATGTGGTCCGACCTCGTaacctgtttcctgtttgtcaCTCTTCATTCTCATACAGCTCCCTCACCCCTCTCTTCtatctttatcattattatacaCCAATTGTGCCTGTTTTGCGGCTGTCAGTAtttgctgccatctagtggatcTACTCATCAGCATCAGTCTGATCCAATCCATCAAAGCTGGGTGGACCAGTGCACATCATTTGTATGAGATACACTGAGTTGTTAATTTCTTTTAGTGCCTGCTGTTAATGTGTGTAATAAACACAACTGTACAAAAACTAGAGAGTGCATGTCAGGGCAAGATTTAAATTGTGCTGCAAAAGAACACAGTCGTTTAACTTTTCTCAGACAGAAGAAAATAGAGGAATAAATGAGGTGGCACATTTATGGTTTCTTAATTTAGTCACAGCAGTGTGTCTCATATTAtccagtgtgtctgtgtatacTGGCTGTGTGATAAACTGCAACAAAGGCAAATAAAAGCTTGACAGTAGCAGTATTAAAGACGACAAGAAAATCTGTGGATGTGAAAACTTTACTTTAGTGTCACTTTAGGACTGATTTGTCTTAACATGAAGAACAGATTGACCTGGGATCCTgggatatttaacatttatacaaaGTAGTAGTATCCAGTTGCTTAATGAATAATGTTGTGTGCCTGCATGTAGACAACTCTCCAAATAAGAAGCCAGTGGAGATGGAAAAGCCTGCCCTTCCAGATGTGGAGGTGGTTAAACCTGTAGAGAGGGTCCAAGCTGAGCCCCCCCAGATTAAAGGGCCAGGGGAGGTACCCGAGAGGAAGAAGCAGGAAGAAGTGCAGCTGGATCGCCCTGATGCGGGTAAGGACACAAAACCATGGCTTGAATCAGATTCGGTTTGATTTCGATTGTGTAGAAATTGTGACGTTTTGTCTTTCTGCTCAGGTGTTGCAGTTCCAGAAGGGGGGGCCCATCGCCATGAACCTCCCATCCCTCATGACTCAGTTGAGGTTGTCCCAAGGAAGAACAACGCAGAGCTAGAAGAGGACATAAAACAACCTGTCCCTCCTGCTGGAGATGCACCAAAGAAAGATGCAGTGGAGGCAGAGGGTAGCAAAGAAGAGAAAGATAAACAAAAGCCTGTTGTTGTGAAGAAAGAGGAAGTGGATTTGGGTGGAGGTGAAGTTCTGTCTAACGAGGTGCTGGAGAAGCAGGTTGTAGATGCAGGCAGTAAGCAAGAAGTTCCCCCACTGAAGAATGAAGTGGAGCTTAATCCTTCAAAAGAGAAGGTAGTCCTAGAAGAAAACAAGGAAGCAGCAGCACAAGAAGAAAATGTGGCCAAAGCTCCTGATGCTGCAGGAAAACGTGAGCATCTGTCACTGTTCTCATTTTACAGTAATTTAAGCTGAGTGTAATAAAAGACATCAATCATGTAATATTTCTTTACCTTTCAGGTTCACTCCCTGAAGGAGAACACcagcctgctgcagctgcagacaGCAAGGATACAGCAGATGAAAAGTTGGAAGGTGAGTAGTCTAGAAGTCTTCCACAGAGACACTTACTCAGCAGTAAAATGAGCTGCACGTTAATGTATCCTTTGTTggttcatttttcatctttgaaTTTCTACAACTGTTCAGATGGGATGTGATGTACCCAGCACTTTGGTTTACTTCACTGGCAGGCCAAACAATCCATTTTTGATTGTATTTGCCAAATCTAATGTTATCGTAAGACACTTTAGAGAAGAGCAGGTCAAACtgtaatcttattttatttggacACAACTTAAATCCACCATGATCAATCACTTGAGCAGCACTCGATGTGGACATACTTCCTTTCAgcagacagaaaccttgagcagaaccagactcatgaaaacagccatctgctgtgaCTTAATGggctaaaggtgcattttgaccaagagttccggggtcttttagcccccagaactgctttccccggaactaaaaagttactgtgcccccattgttgtctgcgtttcgaccgcaggctgaagtcctgggtagattgtgcaaatcaggccagtgacgtatggagaaaaaaaattatattaaataatattttgaaatcttaatagaaaactaaactagtatgcattcccaggaactccctctgtgtttcaacacttgtgtaaactccacaaacaccgatacgttcaaccgaaagtcccaggatctttgaaaagtactaccccaaagcaggggcttttcaggggggagatgatctacccctgaactaaatttagaccctggttcctccggtcaattcgacgtagttcaggggtaaagtccctagttctgggttaaagttcctgcggtcgaaaaatgcctttaGAAAGTAGGATATGGGGAGGGACACAGAGAAAGATggatagagacaaacaaccagagcaacaacacaaacaaataaaactgaTGTATGGCtataatgctaatgctaatggtAATGGTAAAAACATGTATTATACCTGTTGTAACAGAAATGTAATGATAATGGACTGATAATAATGATCGTAAGAGAGGAGGTCAGAAAGTCTTATATTAGCATTAGCAGCTATTATGAAGATTTTAAGGGGAAGACCTGATGATGTTAAATGTGACCAACTAGAACAATTATATTTCCTTTTAGAAAATGTGTGGGGAAACTGAAAGCTGAAGGAAATCGCAAAATAGTAAACACAAAAAGGGGTTTACCATAAAGCGGGagctccacatacacactcagacatgcacatattcacacacccAGCACTGTTCCGCCCTACAGGCTTCTATTGCACATGGCCACCGTCTTCCCCTCTACACACCTCTGTTTATCTCAGGTGCTGGATCAGAGGCAAGGCGACCAAGCCCCAGCAGTACGGCTTCACGCGTCACACAGTGCAGACAAGGTGCAACAGGGGCATAAATATCCTATTTTAGAGCCTATTGACGGCCCTGCTGTAGAAACTAGAAGCTGAAATACTTAAGCTCAAAAAGCTTGGAGACGATGGAAGAGCagacaaaatacaaacaagCTTATGATTGAAATCAGCGttggaaaagaaaaataaataagttgctTGAGAAACTGGACCCTTTAAATGAGCTTATGACACAGCTGAACTACAGACGCTTAATACTGTAAACAACTTGATTTTGTAATTAAGGATAAGGTTAAATGTCCTCAGAGGGATGAACACTGAGCACCTTATAGCATCAGTATGGATTTCCAGTGTTGTTCTGTATGCTGTTCATGCTCCCTCCGCTTTACTCCTCATGTCAGTGTGCATGTTTTATCTCACATTGTGTAATCTCTGCAGTTTCTTCTTGGTTATTTTGCTTattattagggttgcaaaggggtggaaaatttcctgtgaatttatgggaattaactgggaattgagggtaatttaatggaaaggtatcatatccaagcatatatatttgttttgttataagcagacatccatccaaaataacagTACAgttaaaatacagttaaaactgatttatttgtaagtagaactttatcaactcaactcaactcaaactttatttatagggcacttttaaaacaaccggggttgaccaaagtgctgatcaaaagcagcacaatttaagtgttaaatattttattaaacaatcaattctttcattaaagagaacaacaacatgaatgttgagttaaatgttACTCACCCCCCTGACCCagcccattcaaaaattaacgaaaatgcaatcccaacaaaatcccattcaaaatgttaaatgtataaGAGGAGCACAGCAGTGGTTTGATTCTagtctgtttctttctcttagCTTTTGTTGACTTTCTTGTTCTGTTTACTTTtgccctctctctatctctctctccaactttaccttttttttcttcctttctttgccGGACTCCTGTCACAGTGATAAAAAAGCTGGTTGCAGGTATGaattctctctttcctcttttcccAATCTCCCTGTCGCTCTGTCATTCACGTAGTGTACTATACATATCAGTAAAAAGCGTACAAACATAAAGTACAATCTATTTCTTAATCATATTTAGGGCTGTCAAAGTTAACagaataataatgcattaacaCAAATCCCTTTTAACGgcacaaatgtttttttgatgtGCAATTAATGCACGTGTGTTCTGTGGTAATGACCCTCGGTCGCCCTGTGGGAAATCAGGAGGCGGTGCAGCGGTTCTCTCCACAAGGCCAAAATTATTTGCATTTACTGTCGATGTGAATTTATTTACCACCGGAGTGTGTTGAGTCTCAAACAACACTCATCGGCGAAGCACACGGCTGACGCAGagagccctcctcctcctgacctaAGCTGTTGCAAATGTTCCTGTGTGGTCTTATTTTCCCCCATGTGAGGTCAGACACGATTACATTGGATGAAATGATTTAGTGTAAGTGTGACGGATCAAGGGAAGGATCTTTGAGCGAGTTCCATCattttgtgttgagctgcttgaaaaaaagatgtttaGCTAACCTTTACAGGTgtacaccgtgttccaaattattatgcaagttgcctttttgtgaatattttaaaaactatgttaacagtcgttttcaaattagTTTGGAAGTCAggtagtgaatatatttcttcaactgtgtggttaaaattatgctttttggctgtatttttaaataaatgcagaatctgcagaaattaatgtgccaaattattatgcaagttggtgataagagcatataacttgtgaaaattaaaaactaggcaccatttttaatgttctattgattgaaaataataataatatttactacaactgtattaaaacttcaacaaaaacacagttttctttacatttgtaaacaaaatagaactgttaatgtctttaaacatttcaaatctaaattGTTTCTCAAATTTCCGatataaccttttttttcagtgagagtcagaggtcactggtaaaccgATTTAGTTTCTGAAGACTTTTCCGCTGACTCTGTGTGCTGCACATTGTAttgctttccaaagatgctcttttgagctgtatttcttgccattactgtaaattatctcctttattattgaccacaagttctcagtcgggttgagatcaggtgagcaggcaagccagttcatgaggcgatgaaatatattcactatttgacttcttgacaaatttgaaaacgactgttgacatagtttttaaaatattcacaaaaatgcaacatgcataataatttggaacacggtgtaaaGTTGGACACTACATTGTGTTGGTATTACTAAGTAATGTTACGTTCAGGTCAGAGTGCGTATCAGTTGTTGCTTGTTGGGCTTGAGTTTGCCATGCTATGCTTTCACGTGTCTTTGAGCGTGCAGTACCTTTGAGGTTATAGTGGACACTTTTCTGGACactgtttgtcattgtttcGGGTTGTTGTATAATAATGGATTTACAGATGTATCAAGCAAGCTTATTTTTCCACTCCCATGTTGATAAGAGTGTAAATGGAGagataaaatgtgtgttttgatgtgCGATTAATCAGGATCTAAAGAATTAAATGTTTGACAGCCCTAGATATAAGTTAATGTGTTGATGTAGAATCCACCCACTCACCTCCCTCCCTAACATAGTTTGTGTGTCTACAGCCGCTCCTCCCAGTTTAAAAGTTCGGACCAATGACAGAAATTAGTcatagagggaaaaaaatgtctgtCTCCCTTCCCTTCTCACCTAGACACTGGTCCCACATCCACCTAACTGAACTTCTGGCTAATAAAATGTTCTTTGAGCACTTTGTTACTCATCCTAATTCACATGTCTGTCATGTAGAGGGCCAGCTGGATCATGccgtcctgctgcaggtgatcAAGGAGCAGCAGGTGCAGCAGAAGAGGCTTCTGGACCAGCAGGAGAAACTTTTGGCTGTCATAGAAGAGCAACACAAGGAGATCCATCAGAAACAGCCTGCTGGTACGTATGCATGTGATGTTTTGCAGAtgtaagaaagaagaaaacgtAGTTGGTAGTGCTCAATTAAAGAAATGAATGTGTTTATAATTGAAGGGGCTGGTGAAGGCGAGGCAGAGAAAGGCATCCAGGAACACTTGGATGTGGTGGAGGGAGGAGCAGCAGAAAATCCTAAAGAGCCTGGCCTAGCCTCAGACCTGAAGCAGCCCAACGAGGGAGCTGGGGCTGCAGCTGGAGCTCCACAGGCCAGAGCAGAGGAGCCTCAAGTTGTAGCCCAGAATCAAGCCCAGGCTGTGGGTCAGGGTGCTGTGGTCGGGGCTCCTAAAGCAGTCGTTAAAGCAGCTTACAAAGAGGATAGCCCCGacgcagcaggaggaggagagcccCAGAAGCAGAGTGAGCTGGGGGCAAGGGGAGTGCCACTGGGAAATAAAATACCTGATGACCATCAGCCTGAACCTCAAAATAATCAGGTAGCTCAAATTAGAACTGAAGAAAAAAGATTAGATAAGGAGAAAGAACGACTAGAGAAAGAGGTTCGGGTGAaactggaaaaagaaaagttagaGAGGGAGCTAGATAGGGAGATAAAGGAGAAACTGCTCAGAGAACAGGAGTTGGAAAAGAAGCAAGCTGAGAAAGAAAGGATACAAAAAGAAGTGGAGGCAAGAGTAGAAAAGGAGCGACTGGAAAGGGAGAGACGGGAGAGGCTGGCTAAAGAACAGGAgctggagaaagaaagagcGCTGAGGGAGAAACTAGCACAGGAGAAAGAAGTAGAAGAGAGACTGAAGCTTAAGATCCAGGAAGTAGACAATGAAATACTTCAGAGGAagaaagtggaggaggaggaggctcgGGTGAAGCTGGCCCAAGCGGAGCAAGACGTTGAGGCCAGAGTTGCGGCACAGGGGGCTGGAGGTCCAGAGGGAGAAGCTTTGAAGAACGGAGGACGAGACCTCAAAGAGAACGCTGCAGATCAGGCCGACcccagaggaggagcagaagacTCGGCCGTCAGAGCCAAGGTTCAGCCTCAGGGCTCCCACGAGAAGGTCAGGGAGCAGGGAGAGATGGATCTGAGGAGGAAGCGCAGGGCACTGGGATCTACACAGGCCAAAGGAGCCTCAGAGGAGACTGGTGCGTCCAGGGGGGTGCCTGGGCTGGAGCccctgctggagctggggggcCCAGACCTGCACGCAGCCTTGGAGCAGCAGCTAATGGCTGCTGCTCTAGTGCACTCACGGCAGATTAAACAGACCTCAGAGGACAAGGGGGCGAAATAatacacaccaaacacacacgcagataACTAAACTATACCTGCAAAGAGCCTGTAAAACTGTGGACCATGATACCGTCGCCTTACAGTCTTTCTTGACTTAAGAAATGTTTTGGACTAAGAGGAATATTTTCTCCTTCACCATACTGTGTGCTTCAGAAATAACCCAAAGTCTTTATTTAAGAGCAAAGTGTCTGTAAATAGTAACTTATTTTGTCTGTAAGGGGGAGAGCTTGGAGAGGTTACTGTTGAAATGCTTCTGAATCTATGCAAATACCAGTCTGTGTGGAGTATTTAGACAGGGTGAATAAATTAATGTATGTATGAGTCGATGAAGTCTCTCTTGATTCACCAGCTTCCTAggatctgtttgtttattgtcacctgtgtatttttaaagttgtggtCAGTTTGGTCGATCTGTTACTTTCAAGTGTTAATATTGTAAATTTGAAGTGTGGTTAATGTCGAGGGATTTTTGAACCTGACTTGACCACATATTGGATGTAACGTGGGTTTGAGCGCCTTAGTGTCTTTTCGCTATACTTTCTAATGAAAGTAACTGATTTGAGCCTCCCGCCGGAGGTACGAGGTGTATAGTAGTGTAGCCTTGCTGATAAATAAACTGTTGGCAGTGAAGCAGCTTGATCCACTGGGTCCATGATTGTAGTTACTTATCATTCCATCTTCAACATCTCCTCTGTGTTGATTTATCAGTGCCTTCTAATCAATATGCTGCAGTGGTAATGTATCAAACAAACCAATGACTTTATTATTTTGGTCTTTTTCCTCCATTAGACCTCTTACTGTAAACATTACGCCATTTATGAAACAAGTTTTGTACGTTGTGTTGAGGACATATGTTGAGGGCTTTTCTTAGTAATCAAACTTCTCTGACTCCAACCGATAGCACTTCCACACATGCTGGACCCATGCCTTGTACCAGAGGCTATTTTTATGACTATTTTTTATGTGCATTGTCTTTCTGTACATTTTGCTTAGAAGAATAAATGAAACGTCTTTATTGCATCCATTGTGGttggtctgttttctctctataGATGAGAACATTGAATGAAATGTTTAATTCAACTTTGTAcagtaatacatttaaattacttTCACAATAAGTCACAAAATGGCACACTTAAATCCAAACTCCacatacacaatgcaacacttGAGTCCATTTTGCAGCTCCAACAAATCCAGAACAGCTTCCATTCACTTAGTGTTTTTTCTTGGCctgtaatagaaaaaaaaaagaagtcagagCCATGCTGTTCTATCACCActgtgtaaacacaaacaggatcacTGACTTTGTCACGTACTGCATTTATAAAACAGGTCTTCAGGGCGTCAAACTCCTTGGCACAAAGGTCTTTCTTCAGTTCCTGTCTGCCTGTTGTAGTAGCGGTCACACACTTCCCGTACACTGCTGCCTAATCACACAAGTTGAcatcaaataaaaggaaaaacttttGTTAATATAATTCAACTTGATTCAaaaattatttttactttaaagttatatttttgggctttttttgcctttaactgataggacagctgaagagagacaggaaatgtggggatcagagagtgggagaagacatgcaggaaatggtcacggccgggaGTCGCACATGCGaccactgcgacaaggactataatctgtatatttttacttttaaaaaaatctcatttgAAGACTATTGTCCTCATGAATTGACTTTAAGTACTCTTTGCTTTGCAATGTAACTTTAGTAAAATTGTACAAAAGCAGTGTGTGCTGTAGTATTTATAGTTTTCGATACACTTATATGActttcttaaaaatgtaagtgtttTATATTTCCATCATTTATAATGCATTGTCCATTTATAAAATGGTTTAGAATCTTATACATAATGTGTTGCATGTAATAGGGGGTTAACTTCATTTCATCTACAACCCTATACTGCATACTAAAAGTGACAACTTAAGTCCGACTAATATAAACTATACATCCTCAAACAATCAT
Encoded here:
- the slc38a10 gene encoding putative sodium-coupled neutral amino acid transporter 10 isoform X2; this encodes MTASNYGFIVNVVNSIVGVSVLTMPFCFKQCGIVLGALLLFFCSWMTHKSCMFLVHTASNTKRRTYAGLAFHAYGKPGKALVELSMIGLMLGTCIAFYVVIADLGSNFFAQLLGLQVTFGFRVLLLFAVSLFIVLPLSLQRNMMSSIQSFSAMALMFYTLFMFTMVLSSFKHGLLSGWWLEQVNVVRWEGVFRCLPICGMAFACQSQVLPTYDSLDEPSVKRMSTIFTSSLNVVTIFYITVGFFGYVSFTENIAGNVLMNFPSNLVTEMIRVGFMMSVAVGFPMMILPCRQAINTMLFEQQQKDGTFAAGGYMPPLRFKMITLCIVFGTMLGGILIPNVETILGLTGATMGSLICFICPALIFRKIQKNSLLAQLVLWVGLGILLISTFTTLSISASSPTVKVQPPPPPAPDKNNLLLPDLPELHDNSPNKKPVEMEKPALPDVEVVKPVERVQAEPPQIKGPGEVPERKKQEEVQLDRPDAGVAVPEGGAHRHEPPIPHDSVEVVPRKNNAELEEDIKQPVPPAGDAPKKDAVEAEGSKEEKDKQKPVVVKKEEVDLGGGEVLSNEVLEKQVVDAGSKQEVPPLKNEVELNPSKEKVVLEENKEAAAQEENVAKAPDAAGKRSLPEGEHQPAAAADSKDTADEKLEEGQLDHAVLLQVIKEQQVQQKRLLDQQEKLLAVIEEQHKEIHQKQPAGAGEGEAEKGIQEHLDVVEGGAAENPKEPGLASDLKQPNEGAGAAAGAPQARAEEPQVVAQNQAQAVGQGAVVGAPKAVVKAAYKEDSPDAAGGGEPQKQSELGARGVPLGNKIPDDHQPEPQNNQVAQIRTEEKRLDKEKERLEKEVRVKLEKEKLERELDREIKEKLLREQELEKKQAEKERIQKEVEARVEKERLERERRERLAKEQELEKERALREKLAQEKEVEERLKLKIQEVDNEILQRKKVEEEEARVKLAQAEQDVEARVAAQGAGGPEGEALKNGGRDLKENAADQADPRGGAEDSAVRAKVQPQGSHEKVREQGEMDLRRKRRALGSTQAKGASEETGASRGVPGLEPLLELGGPDLHAALEQQLMAAALVHSRQIKQTSEDKGAK
- the slc38a10 gene encoding putative sodium-coupled neutral amino acid transporter 10 isoform X3, coding for MVLSSFKHGLLSGWWLEQVNVVRWEGVFRCLPICGMAFACQSQVLPTYDSLDEPSVKRMSTIFTSSLNVVTIFYITVGFFGYVSFTENIAGNVLMNFPSNLVTEMIRVGFMMSVAVGFPMMILPCRQAINTMLFEQQQKDGTFAAGGYMPPLRFKMITLCIVFGTMLGGILIPNVETILGLTGATMGSLICFICPALIFRKIQKNSLLAQLVLWVGLGILLISTFTTLSISASSPTVKVQPPPPPAPDKNNLLLPDLPELHDNSPNKKPVEMEKPALPDVEVVKPVERVQAEPPQIKGPGEVPERKKQEEVQLDRPDAGVAVPEGGAHRHEPPIPHDSVEVVPRKNNAELEEDIKQPVPPAGDAPKKDAVEAEGSKEEKDKQKPVVVKKEEVDLGGGEVLSNEVLEKQVVDAGSKQEVPPLKNEVELNPSKEKVVLEENKEAAAQEENVAKAPDAAGKRSLPEGEHQPAAAADSKDTADEKLEEGQLDHAVLLQVIKEQQVQQKRLLDQQEKLLAVIEEQHKEIHQKQPAGAGEGEAEKGIQEHLDVVEGGAAENPKEPGLASDLKQPNEGAGAAAGAPQARAEEPQVVAQNQAQAVGQGAVVGAPKAVVKAAYKEDSPDAAGGGEPQKQSELGARGVPLGNKIPDDHQPEPQNNQVAQIRTEEKRLDKEKERLEKEVRVKLEKEKLERELDREIKEKLLREQELEKKQAEKERIQKEVEARVEKERLERERRERLAKEQELEKERALREKLAQEKEVEERLKLKIQEVDNEILQRKKVEEEEARVKLAQAEQDVEARVAAQGAGGPEGEALKNGGRDLKENAADQADPRGGAEDSAVRAKVQPQGSHEKVREQGEMDLRRKRRALGSTQAKGASEETGASRGVPGLEPLLELGGPDLHAALEQQLMAAALVHSRQIKQTSEDKGAK
- the slc38a10 gene encoding putative sodium-coupled neutral amino acid transporter 10 isoform X1: MTASNYGFIVNVVNSIVGVSVLTMPFCFKQCGIVLGALLLFFCSWMTHKSCMFLVHTASNTKRRTYAGLAFHAYGKPGKALVELSMIGLMLGTCIAFYVVIADLGSNFFAQLLGLQVTFGFRVLLLFAVSLFIVLPLSLQRNMMSSIQSFSAMALMFYTLFMFTIVLSSLRYGIISGSWVERVHLWRLKGVIQCLPIIATTFCCHPQVLPTYDSLDEPSVKRMSTIFTSSLNVVTIFYITVGFFGYVSFTENIAGNVLMNFPSNLVTEMIRVGFMMSVAVGFPMMILPCRQAINTMLFEQQQKDGTFAAGGYMPPLRFKMITLCIVFGTMLGGILIPNVETILGLTGATMGSLICFICPALIFRKIQKNSLLAQLVLWVGLGILLISTFTTLSISASSPTVKVQPPPPPAPDKNNLLLPDLPELHDNSPNKKPVEMEKPALPDVEVVKPVERVQAEPPQIKGPGEVPERKKQEEVQLDRPDAGVAVPEGGAHRHEPPIPHDSVEVVPRKNNAELEEDIKQPVPPAGDAPKKDAVEAEGSKEEKDKQKPVVVKKEEVDLGGGEVLSNEVLEKQVVDAGSKQEVPPLKNEVELNPSKEKVVLEENKEAAAQEENVAKAPDAAGKRSLPEGEHQPAAAADSKDTADEKLEEGQLDHAVLLQVIKEQQVQQKRLLDQQEKLLAVIEEQHKEIHQKQPAGAGEGEAEKGIQEHLDVVEGGAAENPKEPGLASDLKQPNEGAGAAAGAPQARAEEPQVVAQNQAQAVGQGAVVGAPKAVVKAAYKEDSPDAAGGGEPQKQSELGARGVPLGNKIPDDHQPEPQNNQVAQIRTEEKRLDKEKERLEKEVRVKLEKEKLERELDREIKEKLLREQELEKKQAEKERIQKEVEARVEKERLERERRERLAKEQELEKERALREKLAQEKEVEERLKLKIQEVDNEILQRKKVEEEEARVKLAQAEQDVEARVAAQGAGGPEGEALKNGGRDLKENAADQADPRGGAEDSAVRAKVQPQGSHEKVREQGEMDLRRKRRALGSTQAKGASEETGASRGVPGLEPLLELGGPDLHAALEQQLMAAALVHSRQIKQTSEDKGAK
- the ndufaf8 gene encoding NADH dehydrogenase [ubiquinone] 1 alpha subcomplex assembly factor 8; the encoded protein is MSGSNVWSRSREKLRLFPELLAQCSAEAAVYGKCVTATTTGRQELKKDLCAKEFDALKTCFINAAKKKH